In Bacillus sp. DX3.1, the following proteins share a genomic window:
- the rpsL gene encoding 30S ribosomal protein S12, with protein MPTINQLVRNGRTDKVWKSKSPALNKGFNSLKKKSTDISAPQKRGVCTRVGTMTPKKPNSALRKYARVRLTNGIEVTAYIPGIGHNLQEHSVVLIRGGRVKDLPGVRYHIVRGALDTAGVDKRMQGRSKYGTKRPKPAKK; from the coding sequence ATGCCTACTATTAACCAATTAGTGAGAAATGGTCGTACTGATAAAGTATGGAAATCTAAATCACCTGCGTTAAACAAAGGTTTCAACTCTTTAAAGAAAAAATCAACTGATATCTCTGCACCTCAAAAACGTGGTGTATGTACTCGTGTTGGTACAATGACTCCAAAGAAACCGAACTCAGCGTTACGTAAATACGCTCGTGTACGTTTAACAAACGGTATCGAGGTTACTGCTTACATCCCAGGTATCGGTCATAACCTACAAGAGCATAGCGTAGTATTAATTCGCGGTGGTCGTGTAAAGGATTTACCAGGGGTACGTTACCACATCGTTCGTGGTGCGCTTGACACAGCTGGTGTTGACAAACGTATGCAAGGACGTTCTAAATATGGTACTAAGAGACCAAAACCTGCTAAGAAATAA
- a CDS encoding ribosomal L7Ae/L30e/S12e/Gadd45 family protein, translating into MSYQRVSIAENVVVGHKRTLEAIKNGTVKEVVIAEDADMRLTHVITRTALQHNVPITKVESIRELGKVSGIQVGASAIGIIS; encoded by the coding sequence ATGTCTTATCAAAGAGTATCAATTGCGGAAAATGTAGTCGTTGGTCATAAACGTACATTGGAAGCGATCAAAAATGGTACAGTTAAAGAAGTTGTTATTGCAGAAGATGCTGACATGCGGTTAACCCATGTTATAACTCGAACTGCCTTGCAACATAACGTGCCCATAACCAAAGTTGAATCTATACGTGAACTTGGAAAAGTTTCGGGGATTCAAGTAGGAGCTTCAGCAATAGGAATAATAAGTTAA
- the fusA gene encoding elongation factor G yields MTREFSLENTRNIGIMAHIDAGKTTATERILYYTGRIHKIGETHEGASQMDWMEQEQERGITITSAATTAQWKGHRVNIIDTPGHVDFTVEVERSLRVLDGAVAVLDAQSGVEPQTETVWRQATTYGVPRIVFVNKMDKIGADFLYSVGTIHDRLQANAHPIQLPIGAEDEFNGIIDLVEECAYMYANDLGTDIERVEIPEEHKELAAEYRGKLIEAVAELDEEMMMKYLEGEEISIEELKAGIRKATTSVEFFPVICGSAFKNKGVQILLDAVIDYLPSPLDVPAIKGIVPDTDEELVRHSSDEEPFAALAFKIMTDPYVGKLTFFRVYSGVLNSGSYVRNSTKGKRERVGRILQMHANSRQEISTVYAGDIAAAVGLKDTTTGDTLCDEKGLVILESMEFPDPVISVAIEPKSKADQDKMGTALSKLSEEDPTFRAHTDQETGQTIIAGMGELHLDIIVDRMRREFKVEANVGAPQVAYRETFRAAAKVEGKFARQSGGRGQFGHVWIEFAPNEEGKGFEFENKIVGGVVPREYIPAVQAGLQDSLKNGVLAGYPLVDVKAALVDGSYHDVDSSEMAFKIAASMALKAAASKCNPAILEPMMKVEVVIPDEYLGDIMGDVTSRRGRVEGMEARGNAQVVRAMVPLSEMFGYATSLRSNTQGRGTFSMVFDHYEEVPRSIAEEIVKKNKGE; encoded by the coding sequence ATGACTAGAGAGTTCTCCTTAGAAAACACTCGTAATATTGGTATCATGGCTCACATCGATGCTGGTAAAACAACAGCAACTGAGCGTATCCTGTACTATACAGGCCGCATCCACAAAATCGGTGAAACTCACGAAGGTGCATCTCAGATGGACTGGATGGAGCAAGAGCAAGAGCGTGGTATCACAATTACTTCTGCTGCAACTACAGCTCAATGGAAAGGTCACCGTGTAAACATTATTGACACTCCAGGACACGTAGACTTCACAGTAGAAGTAGAACGTTCTTTACGCGTACTTGATGGCGCGGTAGCAGTACTTGATGCACAATCTGGTGTTGAACCACAAACAGAAACTGTTTGGCGTCAGGCTACTACTTACGGCGTACCACGTATCGTATTCGTTAACAAAATGGATAAAATTGGTGCGGACTTCTTATACTCTGTAGGAACAATCCACGATCGTTTGCAAGCAAACGCACATCCAATTCAGTTACCAATTGGTGCTGAAGATGAGTTCAATGGTATCATTGATCTTGTAGAAGAGTGTGCTTACATGTACGCAAACGATTTAGGAACAGACATCGAGCGTGTTGAAATTCCTGAAGAGCATAAAGAATTAGCTGCTGAATACCGCGGAAAACTTATTGAAGCGGTAGCAGAACTTGATGAAGAAATGATGATGAAGTACCTAGAAGGCGAAGAGATCTCTATTGAAGAGCTTAAAGCTGGTATCCGTAAGGCTACAACTTCTGTTGAATTCTTCCCAGTAATCTGTGGTTCAGCATTCAAAAATAAAGGTGTTCAAATTCTGTTAGATGCAGTTATTGACTACCTACCATCTCCACTTGATGTACCTGCTATCAAAGGTATCGTTCCTGATACTGATGAAGAGTTAGTACGTCATTCTAGCGACGAAGAGCCATTCGCAGCTCTAGCGTTTAAAATTATGACTGACCCTTATGTTGGTAAGTTAACGTTCTTCCGTGTGTACTCTGGTGTGTTAAACTCTGGATCATACGTGAGAAACTCAACTAAAGGTAAGCGTGAGCGTGTAGGTCGTATCCTACAAATGCACGCAAACAGCCGTCAAGAGATTTCAACAGTTTATGCTGGTGATATCGCTGCTGCTGTCGGTTTAAAAGATACTACAACTGGTGACACTCTTTGTGATGAGAAGGGTCTTGTTATTCTTGAGTCTATGGAGTTCCCTGATCCAGTTATTTCTGTAGCTATCGAACCAAAATCTAAAGCTGACCAAGATAAAATGGGTACAGCATTATCTAAGCTTTCTGAAGAAGATCCAACTTTCCGTGCTCATACTGATCAAGAAACTGGCCAAACAATCATCGCTGGTATGGGTGAACTTCACCTTGATATCATCGTTGACCGTATGCGTCGTGAGTTCAAAGTAGAAGCAAACGTTGGTGCACCTCAGGTAGCATACCGTGAAACTTTCCGCGCTGCTGCGAAAGTTGAAGGTAAGTTTGCTCGTCAATCTGGTGGTCGTGGACAATTCGGTCACGTTTGGATTGAATTTGCACCTAACGAAGAAGGTAAAGGATTCGAATTTGAAAACAAGATTGTCGGCGGTGTAGTTCCACGTGAATATATCCCTGCTGTACAAGCTGGTCTTCAAGACTCACTTAAAAACGGTGTACTAGCTGGCTATCCACTAGTAGACGTTAAAGCTGCATTAGTTGACGGATCTTACCATGATGTTGACTCCTCTGAAATGGCGTTCAAAATTGCTGCGTCTATGGCACTTAAAGCTGCTGCTTCTAAGTGTAACCCAGCAATCCTTGAGCCAATGATGAAAGTTGAAGTAGTAATCCCTGATGAGTACCTAGGTGACATTATGGGTGACGTTACTTCTCGTCGTGGTCGTGTAGAAGGTATGGAAGCTCGTGGTAACGCGCAAGTTGTTCGTGCTATGGTTCCACTTTCTGAGATGTTCGGTTATGCAACGTCTCTACGTTCTAACACACAAGGTCGCGGAACATTCTCAATGGTATTTGACCATTACGAAGAAGTTCCACGTTCTATCGCAGAAGAAATTGTTAAAAAAAATAAAGGTGAATAA
- the rpoC gene encoding DNA-directed RNA polymerase subunit beta': MIDVNNFEYMKIGLASPDKIRSWSYGEVKKPETINYRTLKPEKDGLFCERIFGPQKDWECHCGKYKRVRYKGVVCDRCGVEVTRAKVRRERMGHIELAAPVSHIWYFKGIPSRMGLVLDMSPRALEEVIYFASYVVTESGDTPLDKKQLLSEKEYRAYRDRYGSTFQAAMGAEAIRKLLQDIDLDKEVDFLKEELKTAQGQRRTRAIKRLEVLEAFRNSGNAPSWMILEVLPVIPPELRPMVQLDGGRFATSDLNDLYRRVINRNNRLKRLLDLGAPSIIVQNEKRMLQEAVDALIDNGRRGRPVTGPGNRPLKSLSHMLKGKQGRFRQNLLGKRVDYSGRSVIVVGPNLKMYQCGLPKEMALELFKPFVMKDLVEKGLAHNIKSAKRKIERVQPEVWDVLESVIKEHPVLLNRAPTLHRLGIQAFEPTLVEGRAIRLHPLVCTAYNADFDGDQMAVHVPLSSEAQAEARLLMLAAQNILNPKDGKPVVTPSQDMVLGNYYLTLEREGAIGEGMVFKDTNEALLAYQNGYAHLHTRVAVAASSVNNETFTEEQKSKLLLTTVGKLIFNEILPKSFPYINEPTNSNLEKETPAKYFVEKGANIKEIIASREEVAPFSKKILGNIIAEVFKRFKITETSRMLDRMKNLGFKYSTKAGITVGVADILVLGEKDEILHEAQAKVDTVIKQFRRGLITEEERYDRVISIWSNAKDVIQGKLMKSLNKRNPIFMMSDSGARGNASNFTQLAGMRGLMANPSGRIIELPIKSSFREGLTVLEYFISTHGARKGLADTALKTADSGYLTRRLVDVAQDVIVREDDCGTDRGLLIGAIKEGNEIIESLYDRLVGRFARKTVKHPETGEVLVRENELITENIAHIVETSGVETVNIRSAFTCNTRHGVCKKCYGRNLATGTDVEVGEAVGIIAAQSIGEPGTQLTMRTFHTGGVAGDDITQGLPRIQEIFEARNPKGQAVISEIDGVIAAINDVKDRQEVVVQGDVEARTYAIPYGARLKVAPGQPIEHGKELTEGSIDPKELLKVTDITAVQEYLLREVQKVYRMQGVEIGDKHVEVMVRQMLRKVRVSDAGETDVLPGTLLDIHQFTDANAKVLLKGKQPATARPVLLGITKASLETDSFLSAASFQETTRVLTDAAIKGKRDELLGLKENVIIGKLVPAGTGMNRYRRVDLVKTAQDGMNVENDEVYVEQ, translated from the coding sequence TTGATAGATGTAAATAACTTTGAATATATGAAGATTGGACTTGCTTCACCCGACAAGATTCGCTCTTGGTCATACGGTGAAGTAAAGAAACCAGAAACAATTAACTATCGTACGTTAAAGCCTGAAAAAGATGGCTTATTCTGCGAGCGTATTTTCGGACCGCAAAAAGACTGGGAATGTCATTGCGGAAAGTATAAACGTGTACGTTATAAAGGTGTAGTTTGTGATCGATGTGGCGTTGAAGTAACGCGTGCAAAAGTTCGTCGTGAACGTATGGGTCACATTGAATTAGCTGCTCCTGTATCTCATATTTGGTATTTCAAAGGTATCCCAAGCCGCATGGGACTTGTCTTAGACATGTCCCCTCGCGCGCTTGAAGAAGTAATTTATTTCGCTTCTTATGTTGTAACAGAAAGTGGAGATACACCACTTGATAAGAAGCAATTACTTTCTGAAAAAGAATACCGTGCGTATCGTGACCGATACGGTAGCACATTCCAAGCTGCTATGGGTGCAGAAGCAATTAGAAAGTTATTACAAGATATCGATTTAGATAAAGAAGTAGACTTCTTAAAAGAAGAGTTAAAAACAGCGCAAGGACAACGTCGTACTCGTGCTATTAAACGTCTAGAAGTATTAGAAGCATTCCGTAACTCTGGAAATGCACCATCTTGGATGATCCTAGAAGTTCTTCCGGTTATCCCGCCAGAGCTTCGTCCAATGGTACAGCTAGATGGTGGACGTTTTGCAACTTCTGATTTAAATGACTTATATCGTCGTGTAATTAACCGTAACAATCGTTTAAAACGTTTATTGGACTTAGGTGCACCTAGCATCATCGTTCAAAACGAAAAACGTATGTTACAAGAAGCTGTAGATGCATTAATCGATAATGGTCGTCGTGGCCGTCCAGTTACTGGACCAGGTAACCGTCCGTTAAAATCACTTTCTCACATGTTGAAAGGTAAACAAGGACGTTTCCGTCAAAACTTACTAGGTAAACGTGTTGATTACTCTGGCCGTTCCGTTATCGTTGTAGGACCGAACTTAAAGATGTATCAATGTGGTTTACCAAAAGAAATGGCGCTTGAACTGTTCAAACCTTTCGTTATGAAAGATTTAGTGGAAAAAGGTTTAGCACACAATATCAAGAGTGCGAAACGTAAAATTGAGCGTGTACAACCTGAGGTTTGGGATGTTTTAGAATCTGTGATTAAAGAACACCCGGTGCTTCTAAACCGTGCTCCAACACTTCACCGTCTTGGTATCCAAGCGTTCGAACCTACATTAGTAGAAGGACGTGCAATCCGTCTTCACCCACTTGTATGTACTGCATACAACGCGGACTTTGACGGTGACCAAATGGCGGTTCACGTTCCGTTATCATCAGAGGCACAAGCAGAAGCTCGTCTTCTTATGTTAGCGGCACAAAACATCTTGAACCCGAAAGACGGAAAACCAGTTGTTACACCATCTCAGGATATGGTATTAGGTAACTATTACCTAACACTTGAGCGTGAAGGTGCAATTGGTGAAGGTATGGTGTTCAAAGATACAAATGAAGCATTGCTTGCGTATCAAAACGGATATGCACATTTGCACACTCGTGTCGCAGTTGCTGCAAGTTCAGTAAACAACGAAACATTTACTGAAGAGCAAAAGAGCAAACTTCTATTAACAACAGTTGGTAAATTAATATTTAACGAAATCTTACCGAAGTCGTTCCCTTATATTAATGAACCAACAAATTCAAACCTTGAAAAAGAAACACCAGCGAAATATTTCGTTGAAAAAGGTGCGAACATTAAAGAGATTATTGCTAGTCGCGAAGAAGTGGCACCATTTAGCAAGAAAATTCTTGGTAATATCATTGCGGAAGTATTTAAACGTTTCAAAATTACAGAAACGTCTCGCATGCTTGACCGTATGAAAAACTTAGGATTTAAATACTCTACTAAGGCTGGTATTACAGTTGGGGTAGCGGATATTCTTGTATTAGGTGAAAAAGATGAAATTCTACACGAAGCACAAGCAAAAGTAGATACAGTAATTAAGCAATTCCGTCGCGGTTTAATCACGGAAGAAGAACGTTACGATCGCGTAATCTCTATTTGGAGTAATGCGAAAGATGTTATCCAAGGAAAACTGATGAAATCCTTGAATAAACGCAACCCGATCTTCATGATGAGTGACTCTGGTGCCCGTGGTAACGCATCGAACTTTACTCAGCTTGCTGGTATGCGTGGTTTGATGGCTAACCCATCTGGTCGTATCATCGAACTTCCGATCAAATCAAGTTTCCGTGAAGGTTTAACAGTACTCGAGTACTTCATCTCTACGCATGGTGCGCGTAAAGGTCTTGCCGATACAGCACTTAAGACTGCCGATTCTGGTTACTTAACACGTCGTCTTGTAGACGTTGCACAAGATGTTATCGTTCGTGAAGACGATTGTGGAACAGATCGCGGCTTACTAATTGGTGCGATTAAAGAGGGTAATGAAATTATCGAGTCCTTATATGATCGTCTTGTAGGACGTTTTGCACGAAAAACTGTAAAACATCCTGAAACAGGTGAAGTATTAGTTCGTGAAAATGAATTAATTACAGAAAATATTGCTCATATCGTTGAAACTTCTGGTGTTGAAACAGTAAACATCCGTTCAGCGTTTACATGTAACACTCGCCACGGCGTATGTAAGAAGTGTTACGGTCGTAACTTAGCTACTGGAACAGACGTAGAAGTAGGAGAAGCGGTAGGTATTATCGCAGCTCAATCTATCGGTGAGCCAGGTACACAGTTAACGATGCGTACGTTCCATACAGGTGGGGTTGCTGGAGACGATATCACACAAGGTTTACCGCGTATCCAAGAGATCTTCGAAGCGCGTAATCCGAAAGGTCAGGCAGTTATCAGTGAAATCGACGGTGTTATCGCAGCGATCAACGATGTTAAAGATCGTCAAGAGGTAGTTGTACAGGGCGACGTTGAAGCTCGCACATATGCAATTCCTTACGGAGCTCGTCTGAAAGTAGCACCAGGACAGCCGATTGAACACGGAAAAGAGTTAACAGAAGGTTCTATTGATCCGAAAGAATTACTAAAAGTAACAGACATTACAGCAGTTCAAGAATACTTACTACGTGAAGTACAAAAAGTATACCGTATGCAAGGGGTAGAAATTGGTGACAAACACGTAGAAGTAATGGTTCGCCAAATGCTGCGTAAAGTCCGTGTAAGTGATGCAGGTGAAACGGATGTATTACCAGGAACATTACTAGATATCCATCAGTTTACTGATGCGAATGCGAAAGTGTTGCTAAAAGGTAAACAACCAGCAACAGCAAGACCAGTTCTTCTTGGTATTACGAAAGCTTCACTTGAAACAGATTCATTCTTATCTGCAGCATCGTTCCAAGAAACAACTCGTGTCTTAACAGATGCAGCAATTAAAGGTAAGCGCGATGAACTTCTAGGATTGAAAGAAAATGTTATTATCGGTAAACTTGTTCCGGCGGGAACTGGTATGAATCGTTATCGCAGAGTGGACCTTGTCAAAACAGCACAAGACGGCATGAATGTAGAAAACGATGAGGTTTACGTAGAACAGTAA
- the rpsG gene encoding 30S ribosomal protein S7: MPRKGPVAKRDVLPDPMYNSKLVTRLINKMMVDGKKGKSQTILYNAFDIVRERAGKEPMEVFEQALKNIMPVLEVRARRVGGANYQVPVEVRPERRTTLGLRWLVNYSRLRGEKTMEERLAYEILDAANNAGASVKKREDTHKMAEANKAFAHYRW, translated from the coding sequence ATGCCTCGTAAAGGACCTGTTGCGAAACGTGACGTGTTACCAGATCCAATGTACAATTCTAAACTAGTAACACGCCTAATCAACAAAATGATGGTTGACGGTAAAAAAGGTAAATCTCAAACAATTCTTTATAACGCGTTCGATATCGTTCGTGAACGTGCTGGTAAAGAACCAATGGAAGTATTCGAGCAAGCTCTTAAGAACATTATGCCTGTTCTTGAAGTACGCGCTCGTCGTGTTGGTGGTGCTAACTACCAAGTTCCAGTTGAGGTTCGTCCAGAACGCCGTACAACTTTAGGTCTTCGCTGGTTAGTAAACTATTCTCGTCTTCGTGGTGAAAAAACTATGGAAGAGCGTTTAGCTTACGAAATCTTAGATGCAGCTAACAATGCTGGTGCATCTGTTAAGAAACGTGAAGACACTCATAAAATGGCAGAAGCTAACAAAGCATTTGCTCATTACCGTTGGTAG
- the rpoB gene encoding DNA-directed RNA polymerase subunit beta — protein sequence MTGQLVQYGRHRQRRSYARISEVLELPNLIEIQTSSYQWFLDEGLREMFQDISPIEDFTGNLSLEFIDYSLGEPKYSVEECKERDVTYAAPLRVKVRLINKETGEVKEQDVFMGDFPLMTETGTFVINGAERVIVSQLVRSPSVYYSGKVDKNGKRGFTATVIPNRGAWLEYETDAKDVVYVRIDRTRKLPVTVLLRALGFGSDQEITELLGDNEYLSNTLEKDNTDSTEKALLEIYERLRPGEPPTVENAKSLLVSRFFDPKRYDLANVGRYKINKKLHIKNRLFNQRLAETLVDPETGEILAAEGTILDRRTLDRILPYLEKNIGFKTAKPMGGVVEGDVELQSIKIYAPESDGERSINVIGNANITRDVKHITPGDILASISYFFNLLYKVGDTDDIDHLGNRRLRSVGELLQNQFRIGLSRMERVVRERMSIQDTNAITPQALINIRPVIASIKEFFGSSQLSQFMDQTNPLAELTHKRRLSALGPGGLTRERAGFEVRDVHYSHYGRMCPIETPEGPNIGLINSLSSFAKVNEFGFIETPYRRVDPETGRVTTHVDYLTADEQDNYVVAQANARLSEEGDFLDEDVVARFRDENVVVKRERIDYMDISPKQVVSAATACIPFLENDDSNRALMGANMQRQAVPLMNPESPIVGTGMEYVSAKDSGAAVICKHPGTVERVEAREVWVRRYIEVDGQKVKGDLDRYKMLKFIRSNQGTCYNQRPIVSVGDQVVKGEILADGPSMEKGELALGRNVLVGFMTWDGYNYEDAIIMSERLVKDDVYTSIHIEEYESEARDTKLGPEEITRDIPNVGEDALRNLDERGIIRVGAEVKDGDLLVGKVTPKGVTELTAEERLLHAIFGEKAREVRDTSLRVPHGGGGIILDVKVFNREDGDELPPGVNQLVRAYIVQKRKISEGDKMAGRHGNKGVISRILPEEDMPYLPDGTPIDIMLNPLGVPSRMNIGQVLELHLGMAARYLGIHVATPVFDGAREEDVWGTIEEAGMANDAKTVLYDGRSGEPFDNRVSVGVMYMIKLAHMVDDKLHARSTGPYSLVTQQPLGGKAQFGGQRFGEMEVWALEAYGAAYTLQEILTVKSDDVVGRVKTYEAIVKGENVPEPGVPESFKVLIKELQSLGMDVKMMSSDDTEIEMRDTEDDDHQSADKLNVEVETTKE from the coding sequence TTGACAGGTCAACTAGTTCAATACGGACGCCACCGCCAACGAAGAAGTTATGCCCGTATTAGTGAAGTATTAGAGTTACCAAATCTTATCGAAATTCAAACCTCTTCTTATCAGTGGTTTCTTGATGAGGGTTTGCGAGAAATGTTCCAAGACATTTCTCCGATTGAAGACTTTACGGGAAATCTATCGCTTGAATTTATCGACTACAGTTTAGGTGAACCGAAATACTCTGTAGAAGAATGCAAAGAGCGTGATGTGACGTATGCAGCACCACTTCGTGTGAAAGTTCGTCTAATCAATAAAGAAACTGGTGAAGTAAAAGAACAAGATGTGTTCATGGGAGATTTCCCACTCATGACAGAGACTGGAACATTCGTAATTAACGGTGCAGAACGTGTTATCGTTTCCCAGTTAGTTCGCTCTCCAAGCGTATACTATAGTGGCAAAGTGGATAAAAACGGAAAACGTGGTTTTACTGCTACTGTAATTCCAAACCGCGGAGCTTGGTTAGAGTATGAAACAGATGCTAAGGATGTTGTATATGTGCGTATTGACCGTACGCGTAAACTTCCTGTAACTGTTTTGTTACGCGCATTAGGGTTTGGCTCTGATCAAGAAATCACCGAGCTTTTAGGTGATAACGAATACTTAAGCAATACGCTAGAAAAAGACAACACAGACAGCACAGAAAAAGCATTGCTCGAAATTTATGAGCGTCTACGTCCTGGTGAACCACCAACAGTAGAAAATGCGAAAAGCTTGCTTGTTTCTCGCTTCTTCGATCCGAAGCGTTACGATTTAGCGAATGTAGGTCGCTATAAAATTAACAAAAAACTGCACATTAAAAACAGATTGTTTAACCAACGCTTAGCTGAAACGTTAGTAGATCCAGAAACTGGAGAAATTTTAGCAGCAGAAGGAACAATCTTAGATCGTCGTACACTAGATCGCATTTTACCTTACTTAGAGAAAAACATTGGATTCAAAACAGCGAAACCAATGGGTGGAGTGGTAGAAGGCGATGTTGAGCTGCAATCTATTAAGATTTATGCTCCGGAGTCAGACGGTGAACGTTCTATCAATGTGATTGGGAATGCAAATATCACTCGTGATGTAAAACACATCACACCAGGCGATATCCTTGCTTCTATTAGCTACTTCTTTAACTTACTGTATAAAGTAGGGGATACAGATGATATTGACCATTTAGGTAACCGTCGTCTACGTTCTGTAGGAGAGTTATTACAAAACCAATTCCGTATCGGTCTTTCTCGTATGGAACGTGTTGTTCGTGAGAGAATGTCGATTCAAGATACAAATGCAATTACACCGCAAGCATTAATTAACATTCGCCCGGTTATTGCATCTATTAAAGAGTTCTTCGGAAGTTCTCAGTTATCTCAGTTCATGGACCAAACAAACCCATTAGCAGAGTTAACTCATAAACGAAGACTATCTGCATTAGGACCCGGTGGTTTAACGCGTGAGCGCGCAGGCTTTGAAGTACGTGACGTTCACTATTCTCACTATGGTCGTATGTGTCCGATTGAAACGCCAGAGGGACCGAACATTGGTTTGATTAACTCGTTATCTTCGTTCGCGAAAGTAAATGAGTTTGGTTTCATTGAAACGCCATACCGTCGTGTTGATCCAGAGACTGGTCGTGTAACAACACATGTAGACTATTTAACAGCAGATGAACAAGATAATTATGTTGTAGCACAGGCAAATGCACGTTTATCTGAAGAAGGGGACTTCCTTGATGAAGATGTTGTAGCACGTTTCCGCGATGAGAACGTTGTGGTAAAACGTGAGCGCATTGACTACATGGATATCTCTCCGAAACAGGTAGTTTCTGCAGCGACAGCTTGTATTCCGTTCTTAGAAAACGATGACTCCAACCGTGCACTTATGGGTGCGAACATGCAACGTCAGGCGGTTCCGTTAATGAATCCGGAATCTCCGATTGTAGGTACAGGTATGGAGTACGTATCAGCAAAAGATTCAGGTGCTGCAGTAATCTGTAAACATCCTGGTACTGTTGAACGCGTAGAAGCACGTGAAGTTTGGGTGCGTCGTTATATAGAAGTAGACGGTCAAAAAGTAAAAGGCGATTTAGATCGCTATAAAATGCTGAAATTCATTCGTTCTAACCAAGGAACTTGCTACAACCAACGTCCAATCGTAAGTGTTGGAGATCAAGTTGTAAAAGGTGAAATCCTTGCGGATGGTCCTTCTATGGAAAAAGGTGAACTAGCACTTGGACGTAACGTGCTTGTTGGCTTTATGACATGGGACGGTTATAACTACGAGGATGCGATCATTATGAGTGAGCGCCTTGTAAAAGATGATGTGTACACTTCTATTCATATTGAAGAATATGAGTCAGAAGCTCGTGATACGAAGCTTGGACCAGAAGAAATCACACGTGACATTCCGAACGTTGGGGAAGATGCACTTCGCAACCTTGACGAACGTGGTATTATCCGCGTCGGTGCAGAAGTAAAAGACGGAGATCTACTTGTTGGTAAAGTAACACCAAAAGGTGTAACAGAATTAACAGCAGAAGAACGTTTATTACATGCAATCTTCGGTGAAAAAGCACGTGAAGTACGTGATACATCACTACGTGTACCACACGGTGGTGGCGGTATTATCTTAGACGTGAAAGTATTCAACCGCGAAGATGGCGATGAATTGCCACCAGGTGTGAATCAACTTGTACGTGCATATATCGTTCAAAAACGTAAAATTTCTGAAGGTGACAAGATGGCTGGTCGTCATGGTAACAAAGGTGTTATCTCCCGTATTTTACCGGAAGAAGATATGCCTTACTTACCAGATGGTACACCAATCGATATCATGTTGAACCCATTAGGGGTACCATCTCGTATGAATATCGGTCAGGTGTTAGAGCTTCATCTTGGTATGGCAGCAAGATACCTTGGTATCCATGTTGCAACACCAGTATTCGATGGTGCTCGTGAGGAAGATGTATGGGGAACAATCGAAGAAGCTGGTATGGCAAATGATGCTAAGACAGTTCTATATGATGGACGTTCTGGTGAGCCGTTCGACAACCGCGTATCTGTTGGTGTCATGTATATGATCAAACTTGCGCACATGGTTGACGACAAACTTCATGCTCGTTCTACTGGACCATACTCACTTGTAACGCAGCAGCCTCTTGGAGGTAAAGCACAGTTCGGTGGACAACGTTTCGGTGAGATGGAGGTTTGGGCACTTGAAGCTTACGGTGCTGCTTATACTCTTCAAGAAATCTTAACAGTGAAGTCTGACGATGTTGTTGGCCGTGTGAAGACATACGAAGCGATTGTTAAAGGCGAAAATGTTCCAGAGCCAGGTGTTCCGGAATCATTTAAAGTGTTAATTAAAGAGCTACAAAGCTTAGGTATGGATGTTAAGATGATGTCTAGCGATGATACAGAAATTGAAATGCGTGATACTGAAGATGATGATCATCAATCCGCAGATAAATTAAATGTAGAAGTTGAGACAACGAAGGAATAA